The region CAGTCGAAGGAGCGACCACGTATACGGAAGGCATCAACGCCCTGCTCTTCCATCAGCGTAGCGATGGCATCGGTCAACTGGATTTCGCCGCCAGCGCCTGGGGGGGTGTTGTCGAGCAGATCAAAAATGCGTGCCGGCAGAATGTAACGTCCGACGATGGACAGGTTGGAAGGCGCTTCATCACGCGGCGGCTTCTCCACCACACGATGCATCGGCGCGCCGTCGCCCGCTTCGAGCTCTGCGCCACTGATATCCACCACGCCGTAGGAGCTGACCTGGTCATAGGGCACCGGCTCAACCATGATCTGGGCATTACCGGTTTCATGGAAATGCTCGGCCATGACACCCAAGTCAGTGCGCGTGCCTGCCTGCTGGACCAGCACATCGGGCAGCATGACTGCAAAGGGCGCATCGCCAATGATGGCGCGGGCACAGTTGATTGCGTGCCCAAGACCCAGAGCCGAACCCTGACGCACCACCGATACTTTCAAACCAGCGGGGGCGGTTTCCTTCAACACCTCGAGCAATTCATGCTTGCCGCGGCGCTCGAGCTCGGCTTCGAGCTCATAATTCTTGT is a window of Pseudomonas sp. gcc21 DNA encoding:
- the galU gene encoding UTP--glucose-1-phosphate uridylyltransferase GalU, encoding MKVTKAVLPVAGLGTRFLPASKAIPKEMVTVVDKPVIQYVVEEALAAGINEIVLVTHSSKRAIEDHFDKNYELEAELERRGKHELLEVLKETAPAGLKVSVVRQGSALGLGHAINCARAIIGDAPFAVMLPDVLVQQAGTRTDLGVMAEHFHETGNAQIMVEPVPYDQVSSYGVVDISGAELEAGDGAPMHRVVEKPPRDEAPSNLSIVGRYILPARIFDLLDNTPPGAGGEIQLTDAIATLMEEQGVDAFRIRGRSFDCGSKLGYLEATLAYGLKHPKLGSDFRDLLKQYQ